From a region of the Salvelinus alpinus chromosome 2, SLU_Salpinus.1, whole genome shotgun sequence genome:
- the LOC139560695 gene encoding zinc finger protein 431-like isoform X32, protein MSHLPSSSVRDHMKWAGLLGCEAVLSSMALMQASSMAGPPKKMMAPLGHGPPPQRDGLDRGPQSHMILPSGMSCPPLLIRKEADFHAPRLLDEKEMRANEDMQLKKKNRKSGTPCKVREQDGRGGKVVVVDENGNCPISKVQKNFICDHCYGAFRSGYHLKRHILIHTGEKPYACGICDMRFIQRYHLERHSLIHTGVKPYACSMCDMRFIQRYQLERHSLTHTGVKPFGCTMCDKRFFQRYHLARHSLTHMGVKPYACTMCDKRFFQRDHLRRHSVTHMGVKPFACTMCDKRFFERHHLRRHSITHMGVKPFACTMCDKRFFERHHLRRHSITHMGVKPYACTMCDKRFYQRHHLRRHSITHMGVKPYACTMCDKRFYQRHHLARHSVTHMGVKPYACTMCDKRFYQRHHLARHNVTHMGVKPYGCTMCDKRFYQRYLLARHSLTHLGVKPYGCTMCDKRFYQRYHLSRHSLTHLGVKPYACTMCDMRFVQRYHLTRHSLTHTGVKPYACSMCDMRFIQRNHLERHSHTHTGEKPFACDMCDMRFIQRYHLERHKRVHSGEKPYQCERCQQNFSRTDRLLRHRRLCQGRGVAKVENQPCCEPRPYSQEPPPAPPTWSPLHPPPGRLAV, encoded by the exons ATGTCACACCTGCCCAGCAGCTCAGTCCGCGACCATATGAAATGG GCGGGGTTGCTTGGCTGTGAGGCTGTTCTCTCCAGTATGGCCCTGATGCAGGCCAGCTCCATGGCCGGTCCGCCCAAGAAGATGATGGCTCCACTCGGCCATGGACCACCACCCCAGAGGGATGGTTTAGACCGCGGTCCTCAGAGCCACATGATCCTGCCATCTGGAATGAGCTGTCCACCCCTG CTTATCCGGAAGGAGGCTGACTTCCACGCCCCCCGCCTGCTGGACGAGAAGGAGATGAGGGCCAACGAGGACATGCAGCTGAAAAAGAAGAACAGGAAGTCAGGAACGCCGTGTAAAGTGAGAGAGCAAgacgggaggggagggaag gtggttgttgtggatgagAATGGTAACTGTCCAATATCCAAAGTGCAGAAGAACTTCATCTGTGATCACTGTTACGGAGCATTTAGGAGTGGATATCACCTGAAGAGACACATCCTCATTCATACAG GGGAGAAGCCGTATGCTTGTGGCATATGTGACATGAGGTTTATTCAGCGTTACCACCTGGAGAGACACAGCCTCATTCACACGG gagTGAAGCCATATGCTTGTTCCATGTGTGACATGAGGTTTATTCAGCGTTACCAACTGGAGAGACACAGCCTCACTCATACGG gggTGAAGCCATTTGGTTGCACCATGTGTGACAAGAGGTTCTTCCAGCGCTACCACCTGGCAAGACACAGCCTCACTCATATGG gggtgAAGCCGTATGCTTGCACCATGTGTGACAAGAGGTTTTTCCAGCGAGACCATCTACGGAGACACAGCGTCACTCATATGG gggtgaagCCGTTCGCTTGCACCATGTGTGACAAGAGGTTTTTTGAGCGCCACCACCTGCGGAGACACAGCATCACTCATATGG gggtgaagCCGTTCGCTTGCACCATGTGTGACAAGAGGTTTTTTGAGCGCCACCACCTGCGGAGACACAGCATCACTCATATGG gggtgAAGCCGTACGCTTGCACCATGTGTGACAAGCGGTTTTATCAGCGCCACCACCTGCGGAGACACAGCATCACTCATATGG GGGTGAAGCCGTACGCTTGCACCATGTGTGACAAGCGGTTTTACCAGCGCCACCACCTAGCAAGACACAGCGTCACTCACATGG gagtgaaGCCGTATGCTTGCACCATGTGTGACAAGAGGTTTTATCAGCGCCACCACCTGGCGAGACACAACGTCACTCACATGG gagtGAAGCCGTACGGTTGCACCATGTGTGACAAGAGGTTTTACCAGCGTTACCTCCTGGCAAGACACAGCCTCACTCATTTGG gtgtgaagCCGTACGGTTGCACCATGTGTGACAAGAGGTTTTACCAGCGATACCACCTCTCAAGACACAGCCTCACTCATTTGG GTGTGAAACCTTACGCTTGCACCATGTGTGACATGAGGTTTGTTCAGCGCTACCACCTGACAAGACACAGCCTCACTCACACGG gggtgAAGCCGTATGCTTGTTCCATGTGTGACATGAGGTTTATTCAGCGTAACCACCTGGAGAGACACAGCCACACTCATACGG GGGAGAAGCCGTTTGCTTGTGACATGTGTGACATGAGGTTTATCCAGCGTTACCATCTGGAGAGACACAAGCGTGTCCACAGCGGAGAGAAGCCTTATCAGTGTGAGCGCTGCCAGCAG AACTTCTCGCGGACAGACCGGCTGCTTCGACATCGACGGCTGTGCCAGGGCCGGGGTGTGGCCAAGGTGGAGAACCAGCCGTGCTGCGAGCCCCGCCCTTACTCCCAGGAGCCCCCGCCCGCTCCACCAACTTGGAGCCCCCTGCACCCCCCTCCTGGTCGGCTGGCTGTCTGA
- the LOC139560695 gene encoding zinc finger protein 431-like isoform X31, with the protein MSHLPSSSVRDHMKWAGLLGCEAVLSSMALMQASSMAGPPKKMMAPLGHGPPPQRDGLDRGPQSHMILPSGMSCPPLLIRKEADFHAPRLLDEKEMRANEDMQLKKKNRKSGTPCKVREQDGRGGKVVVVDENGNCPISKVQKNFICDHCYGAFRSGYHLKRHILIHTGEKPYACGICDMRFIQRYHLERHSLIHTGVKPYACSMCDMRFFQRYHLERHSLTHTGVKPFACNMCDMRFFQRYHLARHSLTHTGVKPYACSMCDQRFFQRYHLARHSLKHTGVKPYACSMCDMRFYQRYHLSRHSLTHTGVKPYACSMCDMRFIQRYQLERHSLTHTGVKPFGCTMCDKRFFQRYHLARHSLTHMGVKPYACTMCDKRFFQRDHLRRHSVTHMGVKPFACTMCDKRFFERHHLRRHSITHMGVKPFACTMCDKRFFERHHLRRHSITHMGVKPYACTMCDKRFYQRHHLRRHSITHMGVKPYACTMCDKRFYQRHHLARHSVTHMGVKPYACTMCDKRFYQRHHLARHNVTHMGEKPFACDMCDMRFIQRYHLERHKRVHSGEKPYQCERCQQNFSRTDRLLRHRRLCQGRGVAKVENQPCCEPRPYSQEPPPAPPTWSPLHPPPGRLAV; encoded by the exons ATGTCACACCTGCCCAGCAGCTCAGTCCGCGACCATATGAAATGG GCGGGGTTGCTTGGCTGTGAGGCTGTTCTCTCCAGTATGGCCCTGATGCAGGCCAGCTCCATGGCCGGTCCGCCCAAGAAGATGATGGCTCCACTCGGCCATGGACCACCACCCCAGAGGGATGGTTTAGACCGCGGTCCTCAGAGCCACATGATCCTGCCATCTGGAATGAGCTGTCCACCCCTG CTTATCCGGAAGGAGGCTGACTTCCACGCCCCCCGCCTGCTGGACGAGAAGGAGATGAGGGCCAACGAGGACATGCAGCTGAAAAAGAAGAACAGGAAGTCAGGAACGCCGTGTAAAGTGAGAGAGCAAgacgggaggggagggaag gtggttgttgtggatgagAATGGTAACTGTCCAATATCCAAAGTGCAGAAGAACTTCATCTGTGATCACTGTTACGGAGCATTTAGGAGTGGATATCACCTGAAGAGACACATCCTCATTCATACAG GGGAGAAGCCGTATGCTTGTGGCATATGTGACATGAGGTTTATTCAGCGTTACCACCTGGAGAGACACAGCCTCATTCACACGG GGGTGAAGCCGTACGCTTGTTCCATGTGTGACATGAGGTTTTTCCAGCGTTACCACCTGGAGAGACACAGCCTCACTCATACGG GGGTGAAGCCGTTTGCTTGCAACATGTGTGACATGAGATTCTTCCAGCGTTACCACCTGGCGAGACACAGCCTCACTCATACGG GGGTGAAGCCATACGCTTGCTCCATGTGTGATCAAAGATTTTTCCAGCGTTACCACCTGGCAAGACACAGCCTCAAACATACGG gggtgAAGCCGTACGCTTGCTCCATGTGTGACATGAGGTTCTACCAGCGTTACCACCTGTCTCGACACAGCCTCACTCATACGG gagTGAAGCCATATGCTTGTTCCATGTGTGACATGAGGTTTATTCAGCGTTACCAACTGGAGAGACACAGCCTCACTCATACGG gggTGAAGCCATTTGGTTGCACCATGTGTGACAAGAGGTTCTTCCAGCGCTACCACCTGGCAAGACACAGCCTCACTCATATGG gggtgAAGCCGTATGCTTGCACCATGTGTGACAAGAGGTTTTTCCAGCGAGACCATCTACGGAGACACAGCGTCACTCATATGG gggtgaagCCGTTCGCTTGCACCATGTGTGACAAGAGGTTTTTTGAGCGCCACCACCTGCGGAGACACAGCATCACTCATATGG gggtgaagCCGTTCGCTTGCACCATGTGTGACAAGAGGTTTTTTGAGCGCCACCACCTGCGGAGACACAGCATCACTCATATGG gggtgAAGCCGTACGCTTGCACCATGTGTGACAAGCGGTTTTATCAGCGCCACCACCTGCGGAGACACAGCATCACTCATATGG GGGTGAAGCCGTACGCTTGCACCATGTGTGACAAGCGGTTTTACCAGCGCCACCACCTAGCAAGACACAGCGTCACTCACATGG gagtgaaGCCGTATGCTTGCACCATGTGTGACAAGAGGTTTTATCAGCGCCACCACCTGGCGAGACACAACGTCACTCACATGG GGGAGAAGCCGTTTGCTTGTGACATGTGTGACATGAGGTTTATCCAGCGTTACCATCTGGAGAGACACAAGCGTGTCCACAGCGGAGAGAAGCCTTATCAGTGTGAGCGCTGCCAGCAG AACTTCTCGCGGACAGACCGGCTGCTTCGACATCGACGGCTGTGCCAGGGCCGGGGTGTGGCCAAGGTGGAGAACCAGCCGTGCTGCGAGCCCCGCCCTTACTCCCAGGAGCCCCCGCCCGCTCCACCAACTTGGAGCCCCCTGCACCCCCCTCCTGGTCGGCTGGCTGTCTGA
- the LOC139560695 gene encoding gastrula zinc finger protein XlCGF58.1-like isoform X36: protein MSHLPSSSVRDHMKWAGLLGCEAVLSSMALMQASSMAGPPKKMMAPLGHGPPPQRDGLDRGPQSHMILPSGMSCPPLLIRKEADFHAPRLLDEKEMRANEDMQLKKKNRKSGTPCKVREQDGRGGKVVVVDENGNCPISKVQKNFICDHCYGAFRSGYHLKRHILIHTGEKPYACGICDMRFIQRYHLERHSLIHTGVKPYACSMCDMRFFQRYHLERHSLTHTGVKPFACNMCDMRFFQRYHLARHSLTHTGVKPYACSMCDQRFFQRYHLARHSLKHTGVKPYACSMCDMRFYQRYHLSRHSLTHTGVKPYACSMCDMRFIQRYQLERHSLTHTGVKPFGCTMCDKRFFQRYHLARHSLTHMGVKPYACTMCDKRFFQRDHLRRHSVTHMGVKPFACTMCDKRFFERHHLRRHSITHMGVKPFACTMCDKRFFERHHLRRHSITHMGVKPYACTMCDKRFYQRHHLRRHSITHMGVKPYACTMCDKRFYQRHHLARHSVTHMGEKPFACDMCDMRFIQRYHLERHKRVHSGEKPYQCERCQQNFSRTDRLLRHRRLCQGRGVAKVENQPCCEPRPYSQEPPPAPPTWSPLHPPPGRLAV, encoded by the exons ATGTCACACCTGCCCAGCAGCTCAGTCCGCGACCATATGAAATGG GCGGGGTTGCTTGGCTGTGAGGCTGTTCTCTCCAGTATGGCCCTGATGCAGGCCAGCTCCATGGCCGGTCCGCCCAAGAAGATGATGGCTCCACTCGGCCATGGACCACCACCCCAGAGGGATGGTTTAGACCGCGGTCCTCAGAGCCACATGATCCTGCCATCTGGAATGAGCTGTCCACCCCTG CTTATCCGGAAGGAGGCTGACTTCCACGCCCCCCGCCTGCTGGACGAGAAGGAGATGAGGGCCAACGAGGACATGCAGCTGAAAAAGAAGAACAGGAAGTCAGGAACGCCGTGTAAAGTGAGAGAGCAAgacgggaggggagggaag gtggttgttgtggatgagAATGGTAACTGTCCAATATCCAAAGTGCAGAAGAACTTCATCTGTGATCACTGTTACGGAGCATTTAGGAGTGGATATCACCTGAAGAGACACATCCTCATTCATACAG GGGAGAAGCCGTATGCTTGTGGCATATGTGACATGAGGTTTATTCAGCGTTACCACCTGGAGAGACACAGCCTCATTCACACGG GGGTGAAGCCGTACGCTTGTTCCATGTGTGACATGAGGTTTTTCCAGCGTTACCACCTGGAGAGACACAGCCTCACTCATACGG GGGTGAAGCCGTTTGCTTGCAACATGTGTGACATGAGATTCTTCCAGCGTTACCACCTGGCGAGACACAGCCTCACTCATACGG GGGTGAAGCCATACGCTTGCTCCATGTGTGATCAAAGATTTTTCCAGCGTTACCACCTGGCAAGACACAGCCTCAAACATACGG gggtgAAGCCGTACGCTTGCTCCATGTGTGACATGAGGTTCTACCAGCGTTACCACCTGTCTCGACACAGCCTCACTCATACGG gagTGAAGCCATATGCTTGTTCCATGTGTGACATGAGGTTTATTCAGCGTTACCAACTGGAGAGACACAGCCTCACTCATACGG gggTGAAGCCATTTGGTTGCACCATGTGTGACAAGAGGTTCTTCCAGCGCTACCACCTGGCAAGACACAGCCTCACTCATATGG gggtgAAGCCGTATGCTTGCACCATGTGTGACAAGAGGTTTTTCCAGCGAGACCATCTACGGAGACACAGCGTCACTCATATGG gggtgaagCCGTTCGCTTGCACCATGTGTGACAAGAGGTTTTTTGAGCGCCACCACCTGCGGAGACACAGCATCACTCATATGG gggtgaagCCGTTCGCTTGCACCATGTGTGACAAGAGGTTTTTTGAGCGCCACCACCTGCGGAGACACAGCATCACTCATATGG gggtgAAGCCGTACGCTTGCACCATGTGTGACAAGCGGTTTTATCAGCGCCACCACCTGCGGAGACACAGCATCACTCATATGG GGGTGAAGCCGTACGCTTGCACCATGTGTGACAAGCGGTTTTACCAGCGCCACCACCTAGCAAGACACAGCGTCACTCACATGG GGGAGAAGCCGTTTGCTTGTGACATGTGTGACATGAGGTTTATCCAGCGTTACCATCTGGAGAGACACAAGCGTGTCCACAGCGGAGAGAAGCCTTATCAGTGTGAGCGCTGCCAGCAG AACTTCTCGCGGACAGACCGGCTGCTTCGACATCGACGGCTGTGCCAGGGCCGGGGTGTGGCCAAGGTGGAGAACCAGCCGTGCTGCGAGCCCCGCCCTTACTCCCAGGAGCCCCCGCCCGCTCCACCAACTTGGAGCCCCCTGCACCCCCCTCCTGGTCGGCTGGCTGTCTGA
- the LOC139560695 gene encoding zinc finger protein 431-like isoform X20, producing MSHLPSSSVRDHMKWAGLLGCEAVLSSMALMQASSMAGPPKKMMAPLGHGPPPQRDGLDRGPQSHMILPSGMSCPPLLIRKEADFHAPRLLDEKEMRANEDMQLKKKNRKSGTPCKVREQDGRGGKVVVVDENGNCPISKVQKNFICDHCYGAFRSGYHLKRHILIHTGEKPYACGICDMRFIQRYHLERHSLIHTGVKPYACSMCDMRFFQRYHLERHSLTHTGVKPFACNMCDMRFFQRYHLARHSLTHTGVKPYACSMCDQRFFQRYHLARHSLKHTGVKPYACSMCDMRFYQRYHLSRHSLTHTGVKPYACSMCDMRFIQRYQLERHSLTHTGVKPFGCTMCDKRFFQRYHLARHSLTHMGVKPYACTMCDKRFFQRDHLRRHSVTHMGVKPFACTMCDKRFFERHHLRRHSITHMGVKPFACTMCDKRFFERHHLRRHSITHMGVKPYACTMCDKRFYQRHHLRRHSITHMGVKPYACTMCDKRFYQRHHLARHSVTHMGVKPYGCTMCDKRFYQRYHLSRHSLTHLGVKPYACTMCDMRFVQRYHLTRHSLTHTGVKPYACSMCDMRFIQRNHLERHSHTHTGEKPFACDMCDMRFIQRYHLERHKRVHSGEKPYQCERCQQNFSRTDRLLRHRRLCQGRGVAKVENQPCCEPRPYSQEPPPAPPTWSPLHPPPGRLAV from the exons ATGTCACACCTGCCCAGCAGCTCAGTCCGCGACCATATGAAATGG GCGGGGTTGCTTGGCTGTGAGGCTGTTCTCTCCAGTATGGCCCTGATGCAGGCCAGCTCCATGGCCGGTCCGCCCAAGAAGATGATGGCTCCACTCGGCCATGGACCACCACCCCAGAGGGATGGTTTAGACCGCGGTCCTCAGAGCCACATGATCCTGCCATCTGGAATGAGCTGTCCACCCCTG CTTATCCGGAAGGAGGCTGACTTCCACGCCCCCCGCCTGCTGGACGAGAAGGAGATGAGGGCCAACGAGGACATGCAGCTGAAAAAGAAGAACAGGAAGTCAGGAACGCCGTGTAAAGTGAGAGAGCAAgacgggaggggagggaag gtggttgttgtggatgagAATGGTAACTGTCCAATATCCAAAGTGCAGAAGAACTTCATCTGTGATCACTGTTACGGAGCATTTAGGAGTGGATATCACCTGAAGAGACACATCCTCATTCATACAG GGGAGAAGCCGTATGCTTGTGGCATATGTGACATGAGGTTTATTCAGCGTTACCACCTGGAGAGACACAGCCTCATTCACACGG GGGTGAAGCCGTACGCTTGTTCCATGTGTGACATGAGGTTTTTCCAGCGTTACCACCTGGAGAGACACAGCCTCACTCATACGG GGGTGAAGCCGTTTGCTTGCAACATGTGTGACATGAGATTCTTCCAGCGTTACCACCTGGCGAGACACAGCCTCACTCATACGG GGGTGAAGCCATACGCTTGCTCCATGTGTGATCAAAGATTTTTCCAGCGTTACCACCTGGCAAGACACAGCCTCAAACATACGG gggtgAAGCCGTACGCTTGCTCCATGTGTGACATGAGGTTCTACCAGCGTTACCACCTGTCTCGACACAGCCTCACTCATACGG gagTGAAGCCATATGCTTGTTCCATGTGTGACATGAGGTTTATTCAGCGTTACCAACTGGAGAGACACAGCCTCACTCATACGG gggTGAAGCCATTTGGTTGCACCATGTGTGACAAGAGGTTCTTCCAGCGCTACCACCTGGCAAGACACAGCCTCACTCATATGG gggtgAAGCCGTATGCTTGCACCATGTGTGACAAGAGGTTTTTCCAGCGAGACCATCTACGGAGACACAGCGTCACTCATATGG gggtgaagCCGTTCGCTTGCACCATGTGTGACAAGAGGTTTTTTGAGCGCCACCACCTGCGGAGACACAGCATCACTCATATGG gggtgaagCCGTTCGCTTGCACCATGTGTGACAAGAGGTTTTTTGAGCGCCACCACCTGCGGAGACACAGCATCACTCATATGG gggtgAAGCCGTACGCTTGCACCATGTGTGACAAGCGGTTTTATCAGCGCCACCACCTGCGGAGACACAGCATCACTCATATGG GGGTGAAGCCGTACGCTTGCACCATGTGTGACAAGCGGTTTTACCAGCGCCACCACCTAGCAAGACACAGCGTCACTCACATGG gtgtgaagCCGTACGGTTGCACCATGTGTGACAAGAGGTTTTACCAGCGATACCACCTCTCAAGACACAGCCTCACTCATTTGG GTGTGAAACCTTACGCTTGCACCATGTGTGACATGAGGTTTGTTCAGCGCTACCACCTGACAAGACACAGCCTCACTCACACGG gggtgAAGCCGTATGCTTGTTCCATGTGTGACATGAGGTTTATTCAGCGTAACCACCTGGAGAGACACAGCCACACTCATACGG GGGAGAAGCCGTTTGCTTGTGACATGTGTGACATGAGGTTTATCCAGCGTTACCATCTGGAGAGACACAAGCGTGTCCACAGCGGAGAGAAGCCTTATCAGTGTGAGCGCTGCCAGCAG AACTTCTCGCGGACAGACCGGCTGCTTCGACATCGACGGCTGTGCCAGGGCCGGGGTGTGGCCAAGGTGGAGAACCAGCCGTGCTGCGAGCCCCGCCCTTACTCCCAGGAGCCCCCGCCCGCTCCACCAACTTGGAGCCCCCTGCACCCCCCTCCTGGTCGGCTGGCTGTCTGA
- the LOC139560695 gene encoding zinc finger protein 665-like isoform X10, whose product MSHLPSSSVRDHMKWAGLLGCEAVLSSMALMQASSMAGPPKKMMAPLGHGPPPQRDGLDRGPQSHMILPSGMSCPPLLIRKEADFHAPRLLDEKEMRANEDMQLKKKNRKSGTPCKVREQDGRGGKVVVVDENGNCPISKVQKNFICDHCYGAFRSGYHLKRHILIHTGEKPYACGICDMRFIQRYHLERHSLIHTGVKPYACSMCDMRFFQRYHLERHSLTHTGVKPFACNMCDMRFFQRYHLARHSLTHTGVKPYACSMCDQRFFQRYHLARHSLKHTGVKPYACSMCDMRFYQRYHLSRHSLTHTGVKPYACSMCDMRFIQRYQLERHSLTHTGVKPFGCTMCDKRFFQRYHLARHSLTHMGVKPYACTMCDKRFFQRDHLRRHSVTHMGVKPFACTMCDKRFFERHHLRRHSITHMGVKPFACTMCDKRFFERHHLRRHSITHMGVKPYACTMCDKRFYQRHHLRRHSITHMGVKPYACTMCDKRFYQRHHLARHSVTHMGVKPYACTMCDKRFYQRHHLARHNVTHMGVKPYGCTMCDKRFYQRYHLSRHSLTHLGVKPYACTMCDMRFVQRYHLTRHSLTHTGVKPYACSMCDMRFIQRNHLERHSHTHTGEKPFACDMCDMRFIQRYHLERHKRVHSGEKPYQCERCQQNFSRTDRLLRHRRLCQGRGVAKVENQPCCEPRPYSQEPPPAPPTWSPLHPPPGRLAV is encoded by the exons ATGTCACACCTGCCCAGCAGCTCAGTCCGCGACCATATGAAATGG GCGGGGTTGCTTGGCTGTGAGGCTGTTCTCTCCAGTATGGCCCTGATGCAGGCCAGCTCCATGGCCGGTCCGCCCAAGAAGATGATGGCTCCACTCGGCCATGGACCACCACCCCAGAGGGATGGTTTAGACCGCGGTCCTCAGAGCCACATGATCCTGCCATCTGGAATGAGCTGTCCACCCCTG CTTATCCGGAAGGAGGCTGACTTCCACGCCCCCCGCCTGCTGGACGAGAAGGAGATGAGGGCCAACGAGGACATGCAGCTGAAAAAGAAGAACAGGAAGTCAGGAACGCCGTGTAAAGTGAGAGAGCAAgacgggaggggagggaag gtggttgttgtggatgagAATGGTAACTGTCCAATATCCAAAGTGCAGAAGAACTTCATCTGTGATCACTGTTACGGAGCATTTAGGAGTGGATATCACCTGAAGAGACACATCCTCATTCATACAG GGGAGAAGCCGTATGCTTGTGGCATATGTGACATGAGGTTTATTCAGCGTTACCACCTGGAGAGACACAGCCTCATTCACACGG GGGTGAAGCCGTACGCTTGTTCCATGTGTGACATGAGGTTTTTCCAGCGTTACCACCTGGAGAGACACAGCCTCACTCATACGG GGGTGAAGCCGTTTGCTTGCAACATGTGTGACATGAGATTCTTCCAGCGTTACCACCTGGCGAGACACAGCCTCACTCATACGG GGGTGAAGCCATACGCTTGCTCCATGTGTGATCAAAGATTTTTCCAGCGTTACCACCTGGCAAGACACAGCCTCAAACATACGG gggtgAAGCCGTACGCTTGCTCCATGTGTGACATGAGGTTCTACCAGCGTTACCACCTGTCTCGACACAGCCTCACTCATACGG gagTGAAGCCATATGCTTGTTCCATGTGTGACATGAGGTTTATTCAGCGTTACCAACTGGAGAGACACAGCCTCACTCATACGG gggTGAAGCCATTTGGTTGCACCATGTGTGACAAGAGGTTCTTCCAGCGCTACCACCTGGCAAGACACAGCCTCACTCATATGG gggtgAAGCCGTATGCTTGCACCATGTGTGACAAGAGGTTTTTCCAGCGAGACCATCTACGGAGACACAGCGTCACTCATATGG gggtgaagCCGTTCGCTTGCACCATGTGTGACAAGAGGTTTTTTGAGCGCCACCACCTGCGGAGACACAGCATCACTCATATGG gggtgaagCCGTTCGCTTGCACCATGTGTGACAAGAGGTTTTTTGAGCGCCACCACCTGCGGAGACACAGCATCACTCATATGG gggtgAAGCCGTACGCTTGCACCATGTGTGACAAGCGGTTTTATCAGCGCCACCACCTGCGGAGACACAGCATCACTCATATGG GGGTGAAGCCGTACGCTTGCACCATGTGTGACAAGCGGTTTTACCAGCGCCACCACCTAGCAAGACACAGCGTCACTCACATGG gagtgaaGCCGTATGCTTGCACCATGTGTGACAAGAGGTTTTATCAGCGCCACCACCTGGCGAGACACAACGTCACTCACATGG gtgtgaagCCGTACGGTTGCACCATGTGTGACAAGAGGTTTTACCAGCGATACCACCTCTCAAGACACAGCCTCACTCATTTGG GTGTGAAACCTTACGCTTGCACCATGTGTGACATGAGGTTTGTTCAGCGCTACCACCTGACAAGACACAGCCTCACTCACACGG gggtgAAGCCGTATGCTTGTTCCATGTGTGACATGAGGTTTATTCAGCGTAACCACCTGGAGAGACACAGCCACACTCATACGG GGGAGAAGCCGTTTGCTTGTGACATGTGTGACATGAGGTTTATCCAGCGTTACCATCTGGAGAGACACAAGCGTGTCCACAGCGGAGAGAAGCCTTATCAGTGTGAGCGCTGCCAGCAG AACTTCTCGCGGACAGACCGGCTGCTTCGACATCGACGGCTGTGCCAGGGCCGGGGTGTGGCCAAGGTGGAGAACCAGCCGTGCTGCGAGCCCCGCCCTTACTCCCAGGAGCCCCCGCCCGCTCCACCAACTTGGAGCCCCCTGCACCCCCCTCCTGGTCGGCTGGCTGTCTGA